In Aedes albopictus strain Foshan chromosome 3, AalbF5, whole genome shotgun sequence, the genomic window GATAAACTCAGGATGTGTTGCGTGCAACAGATCGCATACGGCGGATAACTTCGTATGTTGCGATAAATGTAACTGCTGGTGGCACTTTTCGTGCGCTAGTGTAACGGCATCTGTCGAAAATCGTGATTGGATCTGCTCACGGTGTCTACCAGTTACACACGCCCGAGTATCACTGGCTTCATCCGCTGGATCAGTCACTTCTAGTCAGCGGCGGCGTCACGAAGAACATCTAGCTCTCCTGGCGGAGCAACAACAGTTAGAGAAGCAGCAGCTGCAACAGGAGCATGAACTGCAACGGAAACATCTGGAGCAAAAACGCCAACTATTGTCAGTGCAGGAAGCTGACGAGAACCAAAGCGTTCGTAGTCGTCGTTCCGTCCACTCCCGCACTAGTCAGTGGGTCAACAAACATGCAGATATCGTACCTGTGTGCGAGGAAAGTGGCGCAGTGGGAGGAATCTTACCCCAGCAGGACGCCCACTCATCACAGGTAAACGGTAACCAGTGGCTAGCGGGTCAAGATCCATCAGAGTCGCAAGTCATCAAGGAGCTTCAAAACAAGTTGAGGCAGCATGAAGCAGATTCTCGGCAACAGATCGAAATTCTGAAAACCCAGCTCGAGAAACTACAAGTCGAGTTACAAACTAAAGGAGCTGATCAAACGACCTCAATAATAATCGAAAGAGGAGCAATACCAAAACATCGCCCGGTGTTGCGGAACGTGCCTCCGGTGTCAGTACGCCAGTCTAACCCGATCGATTGGGAAATATCTCCCGTAGAAATGGGAACATCCAAACCAGTAGCAACAGAACAGCAGGTCAGCCGCGTATTCCGAGGTCAAGTGGATGTAGGAGCCCCGATGATGCCCACCATTCCGAATCAAGAATCTCCAGTTGTAGATACGGAACAACAGCGAGGCCTTCCGACTACTGCGATCAACAGAGATCGCATACAAAAGTCCGTCACGAACAATTCGGTACAGAATCGCCCACCACCGGAAAGGCGGCCTGGTACTATGCCGATGCCACAGATGCCCCTCGGGAATCAGGCAAGATCGTTTGATTTTCCCCCACCGGTAGCCCACCATGGAAACGTGACTAGAATTACATTATCACCAGAACAACTGACGGCCAGGCAGGTGCTCCCACGCGACTTGCCAGTGTTCTCCGGGGATCCAGCTGATTGGCCCGTATTTATTAGCAACTACAACTACACCACTGAAGCCTGTGGGTATAGTGAAGGCGAAAACATGATTCGGCTACAACGCTGCCTTAAGGGTGCCGCCTGGGAATCGGTGAGGAGTAGGCTGATCCTCCCAGCATCTGTACCCCAGGTCACCGAATCTCTGCGGATGCGGTTTGGCCGAGCCGATCTATTAATTGAATCGCTTATTGAAAAGGTCAGAACATCTTCAGCTTTGAGAGCTGATAAGCTAGACACGTTGATAGAGTTCGGAACATTGGTTCAAGGACTCCGCGCTCATATCATCGCAGCAGAGCTGTTAGAGCATCTGGAAAATCCAACGCTCCTCAAGGATCTGGTAAATAAGCTCCCTGTGGACTATAAAATGAAGTGGGCGGGCTATCGAAGGCAGGCTGGTGCTGTTAACCTAGAAACGTTCAGCATGTTTATGGCAGGAATTGTGGAGGACGCATATAGCGTGTCAACCCTAGCGCCAAGTGAAAGGCCACCGAGACGTGACAAACAACACACCGATAGAAGTTTTGTACACAACGAAACCGACGTGAACGATCTGGCTCTAAATCATGAAAACAGGAAAGAAACTCGTAATGTTTCCGAAATCGTATGTTCATTTTGCCGCAAACCTGGGCACCGAACGAAGGAATGTACATCCTTTTTAGCCCTGACCGTCGACGAACGCTGGAAACAGGTACACAACCAAGGACTCTGTCGAACATGTCTATTCGGACACGGGCGCAGAACATGTCGTAGCACGAACCGCTGTGGAGTAGACGGTTGCTACTTCCGTCATCACCCACTGCTACACTCTCGCATTTCGATTCCTCAGCACCAAGCAGTTGAACATAATGTACATCAACAAGAGGTCGATGTAACCAAATTGTTTTTCCGTATCATACCTGTGACACTCCATGGACCGACAGGAAGCATCGATACGTTTGCCTTCTTAGATGAAGGTTCGTCGTTGACGATGATAGAGACCAGTTTAGCGAACAAACTAGGAATCGACGGGCAGGAACATCCACTTTGCCTAAAATGGACAGGCAACATCACGCGCGAGGAGAAACAGTCCTGCAGAATCGCCTTGGAGATATCAGGACTACGGAACAAAAAACGTTATTGGATGAGCGACGTTGGTACAGTTCCATCACTGGACTTGCCTGTACAAACTCTGCCAATACAACATATGAGACACCGCTATACCCACCTCCGCGGAGTTCCAATTGATGGGTACCGCGATGCTGTACCTCGCTTACTGATTGGTATTGATAACCTGAGGCTGACACTGCCTTTGAAAACACGGGAAGGTGAACAAGGTCATCCGGTAGCAGTGAAAACACGTCTGGGATGGTGCGTTTATGGAGGACAACGAGATGGCCGTCGGGAACCTGTGAGCTTCCATATTTGTGAATGTGAAGACGGAAGATCGATGGAGAACACCATAACTGCATATTTCGCCACGGAGGAGGTAGGAGCCCGCCCAGTCGCTGAAGGTCTGTCGAAAGAAGAGCAACGTGCACTGCAGATATTGCAACAAACTACAATCCATGTCGGTACACGATATGAATCTGGACTCCTTTGGCGATATGATCACTTTGAACTGCCGGATAGTTATCCAATGGCTTTCAAAAGGTTGCAGTGTCTACAACGCAGGATGAACAAGGACCCGGTGCTGAAAGAAGAACTCCATAGGCAGATTCAAGAGTATATAAGAAAAGGGTACGCGCATAGGGCCACAACCGAGGAATTAGCATCGATCGATCCACGGCAGCAATGGTTCCTACCTTTAGGAGCGGTTGTCAATCCTAAAAAACCGTCTAAAGTTCGATTGATTTGGGACGGGTCTGCAAAAGTCGATGGCATATCTCTCAATAGCATGCTGTTGAAAGGACCCGACCAATTATCGTCTCTTCCAGCTGTTGTATTTCGCTTTCGGCAGCACAAGGTGGCCATAGTTGGTGACATCAAAGAAATGTATCACCAAATACGTATCAGTAAGTCTGACCGGTATGCGCAGTGCTTCTTATGGTCACCCGATCCCTCATCAGAACCGGAAATAATGGTGATGGATGTGGCAACTTTCGGAGCTACTAGTTCCCCAGCAACTGCACAGTTCGTGAAGAACACGAATGCCATGAGATTCGTCGAAATGTTTCCGAGAGCAGTCGATGGGATCATCCACAACCACTACGTGGATGATTACCTCGATAGTTTCCCCGATGAAGAACAGGCTAAACAGGTAGCGACCGAAGTTCGAGAAGTGCACAAAAGCGGTGGATTTGAAATCCGCAATTGGTGCTCCAACAGTCAAGCGGTATTGGAACACCTGGGTGCAGGGCAAGAAAAATCAGTGAAATGCTTGAATCTGGAGAATAATATTATATCAGAACGTGTTTTGGGCATGCTGTGGAGGAGCGAAGAAGACGTAATATGTTTTGAGACTGCTATGCGTGCGAACATAAGGATACTCATCGAAACGAACATCAAACCGACCAAGCGTCAGATATTGCAGTGTGTAATGACGCTATTCGATCCCCTGGGACTCTTGGCGCCTTACCTGATATTCGGAAAAATCCTTATCCAGGATGTGTGGCGCGCCGGAATCGGATGGGACGAACAGGTGGATGACAACACATTCAAAGCTTGGCAGAAATGGGTAAACATGATTCGTGACATAGATCAAGTGAGCATCCCGAGGTGCTACTTTCGTAATCCAGACGGCTACAGCTTTACCAATATCCAGCTGCACGTGTTCGTTGACGCTAGCCCACTTGCGTATTCCTGCGCCTGCTATTTCCGAATAATCAACGCTAATGGAGAAGTCGAAGTGGCGTTAGTAGCTGCTAAAGCTAAAGTGGCGCCGCTCAAACCAATGAGCGTCCCAAGACTAGAGTTACAGGCCTGTGTCCTGGGGACGCGAATGCTGAAGCTAGTGCTAGATGGGCATACGATTCCGGTGGCCCGACGCTATCTCTGGATCGACTCAACTACAGCTTATACATGGATCCACAAGGATCCACGTATATATCGTCCATTCGTCGCTCATCGCGTAGGAGAAATCTTGGAATCTACCAAAAGAGATGAATGGCGATGGATCCGTTCAAAGATGAACTCAGCAGACGAAGCTACCAAATGGGGTGTCGGACCCCACTTCTCCAAAGATAGTAGTTGGTTCAATGGTCCGAAATTTCTACAACTTCCCGAAACCCAATGGACCCTGTCTATACCTAC contains:
- the LOC134284318 gene encoding uncharacterized protein LOC134284318 encodes the protein MANDMDSVGTPDPINSGCVACNRSHTADNFVCCDKCNCWWHFSCASVTASVENRDWICSRCLPVTHARVSLASSAGSVTSSQRRRHEEHLALLAEQQQLEKQQLQQEHELQRKHLEQKRQLLSVQEADENQSVRSRRSVHSRTSQWVNKHADIVPVCEESGAVGGILPQQDAHSSQVNGNQWLAGQDPSESQVIKELQNKLRQHEADSRQQIEILKTQLEKLQVELQTKGADQTTSIIIERGAIPKHRPVLRNVPPVSVRQSNPIDWEISPVEMGTSKPVATEQQVSRVFRGQVDVGAPMMPTIPNQESPVVDTEQQRGLPTTAINRDRIQKSVTNNSVQNRPPPERRPGTMPMPQMPLGNQARSFDFPPPVAHHGNVTRITLSPEQLTARQVLPRDLPVFSGDPADWPVFISNYNYTTEACGYSEGENMIRLQRCLKGAAWESVRSRLILPASVPQVTESLRMRFGRADLLIESLIEKVRTSSALRADKLDTLIEFGTLVQGLRAHIIAAELLEHLENPTLLKDLVNKLPVDYKMKWAGYRRQAGAVNLETFSMFMAGIVEDAYSVSTLAPSERPPRRDKQHTDRSFVHNETDVNDLALNHENRKETRNVSEIVCSFCRKPGHRTKECTSFLALTVDERWKQVHNQGLCRTCLFGHGRRTCRSTNRCGVDGCYFRHHPLLHSRISIPQHQAVEHNVHQQEVDVTKLFFRIIPVTLHGPTGSIDTFAFLDEGSSLTMIETSLANKLGIDGQEHPLCLKWTGNITREEKQSCRIALEISGLRNKKRYWMSDVGTVPSLDLPVQTLPIQHMRHRYTHLRGVPIDGYRDAVPRLLIGIDNLRLTLPLKTREGEQGHPVAVKTRLGWCVYGGQRDGRREPVSFHICECEDGRSMENTITAYFATEEVGARPVAEGLSKEEQRALQILQQTTIHVGTRYESGLLWRYDHFELPDSYPMAFKRLQCLQRRMNKDPVLKEELHRQIQEYIRKGYAHRATTEELASIDPRQQWFLPLGAVVNPKKPSKVRLIWDGSAKVDGISLNSMLLKGPDQLSSLPAVVFRFRQHKVAIVGDIKEMYHQIRISKSDRYAQCFLWSPDPSSEPEIMVMDVATFGATSSPATAQFVKNTNAMRFVEMFPRAVDGIIHNHYVDDYLDSFPDEEQAKQVATEVREVHKSGGFEIRNWCSNSQAVLEHLGAGQEKSVKCLNLENNIISERVLGMLWRSEEDVICFETAMRANIRILIETNIKPTKRQILQCVMTLFDPLGLLAPYLIFGKILIQDVWRAGIGWDEQVDDNTFKAWQKWVNMIRDIDQLHVFVDASPLAYSCACYFRIINANGEVEVALVAAKAKVAPLKPMSVPRLELQACVLGTRMLKLVLDGHTIPVARRYLWIDSTTAYTWIHKDPRIYRPFVAHRVGEILESTKRDEWRWIRSKMNSADEATKWGVGPHFSKDSSWFNGPKFLQLPETQWTLSIPTEKCDDEELRACHVHQELYQPEMIVDVRRFSSWNKLLRATGYVHRFLTNIRKLPTGRVTGHLTRSELQEAERTLFKLTQREVYAEEVIVLMVEHESEQSTCKTVPRNSALYQLNPKIDQYGVLRVDGRIGAAKRVPYSVKHPVILPRKHYVTKLILEDMHRKFLHGNNETVVNELRQQFYIPQLRREVRSVASQCQLCRIRRARPVLPQMAPLPEARLSPFIRPFTYTGVDYFGPVLVKVGRNNAKRWIALYTCLTVRAVHVELVHSLTTEAFVMSLRRFVGRRGAPLEIHSDNGSNFHGAERILREQIYAGLAATFTNTNTTWHFIPPGAPHMGGCWERMVRSVKSAISTAYGDEKLDDEALQTLLIEAESIVNSRPLTYLPLESSEQEAITPNHFLLGSSSGVRQPTVQQISGTQDLRRSWTTLQRQLDSFWRRWIREYLPTLTKRTKWFGKTKNIEPGELVIIIDDKKRNSWNRGRILETITAEDGVVRQAVVQTAGGILRRPASKLAVLEVSDGHGTSTEGSIGGRMLAREKPTGNTDQS